A genome region from Urocitellus parryii isolate mUroPar1 chromosome X, mUroPar1.hap1, whole genome shotgun sequence includes the following:
- the Gnl3l gene encoding guanine nucleotide-binding protein-like 3-like protein, whose amino-acid sequence MKHRHKNKKPSKGSKGCKKPIKQNGKKATSKVPSAPQFVHCNDHASREAELKKKRVEEMREKQQAAREQERDRRRTIESYCQDVLRRQEEFERKEEVLQELNMFPQLDDEATRKAYYKEFRKVVQYSDVILEVLDARDPLGCRCFQMEEAVLRAEGNKKLVLVLNKIDLVPKEIVEKWLDYLRNELPTVAFKASTQHQVKNLNRCNVPVDQAPESLLKSKACFGAENLMRVLGNYCRLGEVRTHIRVGVVGLPNVGKSSLINSLKRSRACSVGAVPGVTKFMQEVYLDKFIRLLDAPGIVPGPNSEVGTILRNCIHVQKLADPVTPVETILQRCNLEEISNYYGVSGFQTTEHFLTAVAHRLGKKKKGGLYSQEQAAKAVLADWVSGKISFYTPPPPTHTLPAHLSAEIVKEMTEVFDIEDTEQANEDTMECLATGESDELLGDTDPLEMEIKWLHSPMVKIADAIENKTTVYKIGDLTGYCTNPNRHQMGWAKRNVDYPRPKNNSVVDVSPVDRRPMLQRIMETDPLQQGQALASALKNKKKMQKRTDKIASKLSDSMMSVLDLSGNGDDSAGD is encoded by the exons aaaataaaaagccaagtAAAGGTTCCAAAGGCTGTAAGAAG CCTATaaagcaaaatggaaagaaagcaaCTTCCAAAGTGCCCTCCGCTCCCCAGTTTGTTCATTGCAATGATCATGCCAGCCGGGAGGCAGAATTAAAGAAGAAGAGG GTTGAGGAGATGAGGGAGAAGCAGCAGGCTGCCcgggagcaagagagagacagacgcAGGACCATTGAGAGCTACTGTCAGGATGTCCTGAGACGCCAGGAGGAGTTTGAGCGCAAG gagGAGGTTTTGCAGGAATTAAATATGTTTCCTCAGCTGGATGATGAGGCTACAAGGAAGGCTTATTACAAGGAGTTCCGTAAG GTAGTACAATACTCTGATGTGATTCTGGAAGTCCTGGATGCCAGAGACCCATTGGGCTGTCGGTGTTTCCAAATGGAGGAGGCTGTTTTGCGGGCAGAGGGCAACAAGAAGCTGGTCCTGGTCTTGAACAAGATTG ATCTGGTTCCTAAGGAGATTGTGGAGAAGTGGTTGGATTACCTTCGTAATGAGCTGCCAACTGTGGCTTTTAAGGCCAGCACCCAACATCAGGTCAAAAACCTG AATCGGTGTAATGTGCCAGTGGATCAAGCCCCTGAATCGCTGCTAAAAAGCAAAGCTTGCTTTGGAGCTGAAAATCTCATGAGGGTTCTGGGAAACTATTGCCGCCTGGGTGAAGTACGCACCCACATCCGTGTGGGTGTTGTGG GCCTTCCCAATGTTGGGAAGAGCAGCCTGATCAATAGCCTGAAGCGCAGCCGTGCATGCAGTGTGGGAGCCGTTCCTGGGGTTACCAA ATTCATGCAGGAGGTCTACCTAGACAAGTTCATCAGGCTGCTGGATGCTCCAGGCATTGTCCCAGGACCCAACTCCGAGGTGGGCACTATTTTGCGTAACTGCATCCATGTGCAGAAGCTGGCAGATCCTGTGACCCCAGTGGAGACTATTTTACAGCGCTGCAACCTGGAAGAG ATTTCCAACTACTATGGAGTTTCTGGGTTCCAGACCACTGAGCACTTTCTGACTGCAGTGGCCCACCGcttgggaaagaagaagaagggaggcTTATACAGTCAGGAGCAGGCTGCTAAAGCTGTCCTAGCTGACTGGGTGAG TGGAAAGATCAGTTTCTatacaccaccaccacccacccacacTCTACCAGCTCACCTGAGTGCTGAGATTGTTAAGGAAATGACTGAGGTCTTTGACATTGAAGATACTGAGCAGGCCAATGAAGACACCATGGAAT GCTTGGCCACCGGAGAATCAGATGAGCTGTTGGGCGACACAGACCCGCTCGAAATGGAGATTAAGTGGCTTCATTCTCCGATGGTGAAAATAGCAGATGCCATTGAAAATAAAACCACCGTATATAAG atTGGAGACCTCACTGGGTATTGCACCAATCCAAACCGCCATCAGATGGGGTGGGCTAAACGCAATGTGGACTACCCCCGTCCCAAGAACAACAGTGTGGTGGATGTCAGCCCAGTGGACCGCCGTCCGATGCTGCAGAGGATCATGGAGACAGATCCTTTGCAACAGGGTCAGGCTTTGGCATCTGccttgaaaaataagaagaagatgCAGAAGCGTACAG ATAAAATCGCCAGCAAGCTGTCTGATTCCATGATGTCTGTTCTCGACCTCTCCGGCAATGGTGATGACAGTGCTGGTGACTGA